agacttggtgcagcCGTACCATTTGCTATGGAGTAACAGAGACCAGTATAACTTGGGTTGCGCGAGTCATTGACAATGTAGGGCCTGCCGACACACGTGGTGTCGAAATCCTGATGCAGGGAGCGCGGCCTctgatgtactaggccgtacgcgataccctctgtagcaccttgtggtcagatgccatacctagtggtgatgcagccagtcaaagaGCTCTCAAAGGTGTAGAATTCAGGATCGGAGGGTTGATACCAATCCTTTTAGCCTCCTGGCAGGGAGGGGCTCGGCcatccatttcctgtagtccactaccAGTTCCTATGGCATCTTGGCaccactgccaggtctctgacctccctataggctactCAAACTAAACAAGTTGCATATCCACAGCTTGCTAGGGTTAGTTAGCAGGTGAGGGTGGTTTACACTTGGAGAAACAAACGTTAACAAGCTGGTACTATATGGGAACCAACCCATTATATTCCTTTTCTAGCAATCAGCTGAGCTTACTTTTTTTACAAGATTAAAAGTGGGTAGGAGAATTAAACAATATCCCAACATGCCACAGTCATACCAACACTAAGTCAAATATGGATATCGGTGCCCACCACTAAATATTATTAGCACACATTCAGAGACTGACTTGTTTCTTGCTGCTGGACACAGGAGTATTTGGTGTCCAGGTACTTATAAGTCCCGACACAGGGGTCTCCAAAAACGAAATTGGATGCAGGGACAATACACTCGCTCTTCCCACCGCATCTGTGTGTTTCAAAGACAGGTTGAGGTCATGAGTTCATACAGGTAAACACAACAAGTTCCAGCACATTTCTGCCCTCTTGCTGGTGGTTGTTTACACTACAGCCAAGGAGTTACAGGTTCTAGTACCTTTCTGCCATCTTGCTGGTGGAGGATTGGCTGAGGCAGTTGGTGTCGGTGAGTTGGTTATCAGGGCGCCCAATAGAACACACATTGTGTTGACGACGACCGTAGTTCGCACGCTTGATATGGATCTTACCTCCATctgagggagatggagaacagTGAGGCACGAAGGAGAGCCAAGTATGGGTCTCTGGTGTGGGCTAGTGATGCTAATCTACAGTATAAACGATCATATGTGGTCAGTGAGTATACTGTTCAGCAGTGTGGACTAGCTTACCACATTGCAGTAAAGCATCAGAGCCTTCACACGTGATGCTGATTGCTGCCAGGACAAATAAACAGGAATTACACACCACTCACATTAGCTTGGTTAAGTAGTATCATcattattacatacagtacctccATCTGTTAGTGTGCAGCAAGCTGTAGCCAGCACTGAAACAACATCACACAGCTACATCAGTAACATTCAACATCATATGCACTTGGACCATGAAGCTACAACTCAGCATTGGTCTCTATACTCAAGCATTTCAGTTATATTAAGTGTATTATAGTCAAATTCAGCATTTGGTCTCATATTCCATGCTTTGAATACCTTTTTGCCCAAAAGGAACTGAATGTCCCTCAAATCTTATTACATGTACTTCTTTTTACTCACAAACATTGTAATATATATTTAAATTCTAATCTGCATCAGATGCAGATTTTGTATACTCACATGTGGCCACCGTCAGTCTCAAAATGCACATGATGCCAGGTACAGGAGTGGTACTAACAGAGAAAATGCAACTGATGATAACAAGCTCCAATACACCTGGTATTTATGTTATGTGACATCTCTTAATTTACCCAGGTGTATCTATTTGTCTCCAGGTGCACCTCATTGCAATTAGGGGCCGGCGTTTTTCCGGTCAAAACCTGGCTATTGAGTCAGTCTCATGgagttagatagaggactctaGATGGATGGAATCCATGTAGGCATGAACATTGCCACTGAGGGCTTCCAGCAAAGTAGCCATCTAGGTGGAGCTTCTTCGTTAATGAAGAATCACACGGGCCACTTTCAGTCGTAAAAAACCTTTGAGCATTGCAGATATACATTTCATGAATAGAGACAACGTATTTCCTTAATAATCTCCATGTCGGGGAGACATATTTGTTCAATATAGCATATTTTTATCTGAACCTTCCAAAAGGTTGCATCCTGCCTAACGCTCCCCATTTTTCAATCCGGGTTAttaggagggatcagccaattaaATATACTCTTGAGCAAACACTGCATAACTGTAGGTAGCATTAAATTGCCAACTTTGGCTTCTTACAGTACCTTTTCAAACAACACACTCTGTGATGGTGTGCAGCCTTTAAGTTTGTTTGCCAACTCAAAGAAATTATAGAAGACAATGGCCTACTTTAATAAAATGTAATTACGTTtgttatttgatttgaatggAGCTGCCCTTGCGCTCACGTACGCCATAATGGGACACATATAATGATGATATACTGTGACTGTCATTCTCTATGGTCCTATCCCTACGATGTGTTGTTCTGGTGGCTGAGTGTGTGTCCTCTTCCTCTCAACTGTCCATTCTCAGGGCTGCTGGACAGGTGCCGTGCCCGTCAACGTTGCAGCCCTTTGGGTGTTGCACTTATCAGGCTTCACCGCCATGGACCAGAAAGGCTGGTCCTAGTCATTTTGTGCATTTATATGTTCCCAGTTGCCACTCCAGTGAAGGGAGACCGCTGCGCTTGAAGGCAGTGTGGAGACCACAGGACCCCAGTACAGGTACTttattgtaaacatttctaaagtgAACCGTGTTgaatgactatgtacatatggCAGCAGTCTCTATGGTACAGGGTAGAGTACCAGGTGGTATCAAGCCAGTACCCTGCTtttaacagtgactaagtttGGGCAGGGTGCTGGGAGGAAGCCGGCTAGAGGAGACTATTTCAACGTCCGATGGACTGGAGTAAGAAACTTCTATCTCCAGTTTCTCAGTCTCTTGGGAAAAGCTTTGATGCTCCTGTTCTATCAcctccttctggatggtagcagggtgaacaggccatggctcgagtggctgaggtccttgatgatcttcttggcctatCTGTGACACCGAgcgctgtaggtgtcctggagggcaggcagtgtgctcccggtgatgcgttggggtGACCGCACCACCATTTGGGGAGCCCTTTGGTTGCAATTGCCGTACTAGGCGTTGACACAGCCCTACAGCATCCTCTCAATGGTGCACCTGTAGAAGTTCATGAGGTTCTTACAGGACAAGCCaactttcttcagcctcctgatgttgagtaggcgctgttgcgccttcatgggttggcgccccccccttgggttgtgccgtggcggaggtctttgtgggctatactcagccttgtctcaggatggtaagttggtggttgaagatatccctctagtggtgtgggggctgtgctttggcaaagtgggtggggttatatccttcctgtttggccatgtccgggggtgtcctcggagtgggccacagtgtctcctgacccctcctgtctcagcctccagtatttatgctgcagtagtttatgtgtcggggggctagggtcagtttgttatatctggagtacttctcctgtcctattcggtgtcctgtgtgaatctaagtgtgcgttctctaattctctccttctctctttctctctctcggaggacctgaggcctaggaccatgccccaggactacctgacatgatgactccttgctgtccccagtccacctggctgtgctgctgctccagtttcaactgttctgcattattattattcgaccatgctggtcatttatgaacatttaaacatcttggccatgttctgttataatctccacccggcacagccagaagaggactggccatcccacatatgctctctctaattctctctttctctctctcggaggacctgagccctaggaccatgccccaggaatacctgacatgatgactccttgctgtccccagtccacctgactgtgctgctgctccagtttcaactattctgccttattattattcgaccatgctggtcatctatgaacatttgaacatcttgaccatgttttgttataatctccacccggcacagccagaagaggactggccaccccacatagcctggttcctctctaggtttcttcctaggttttggcctttctagggagtttttcctagccaccgagcttctacacctgcattgcttactgtttggggttttaggctgggtttctgtacagcactttgagatatcagctgatgtacgaagggctatataaatacatttgatttgatttgatttgatttgatttgattttgatcacATTGTCTCTGTGAATGCATAATTTCAGGTTGATTGTGATGTGCACGCCGAGTAACTTGAAGTTTTTCGTCCTCTCCAGTGCGACCCTGTAGAATTCGATGGGGActagctctctctgctgtctactgtaatccacaatcatccattgttttgttgacattgagcgagaggttattttcctggcaccattcCGTCAGGGtcctcacatcctccctgtatgccgtcttgtcgttgttggatatcaggcctaccactgttgtcagcaaacttgatgattgagttgccactcagtcataggtgaacagggagtacaagaggagGTTGAGCACACACCCTTTTTGTTCCACAGTCTTGAGGATCAGCGTTGCgaaggtgttgttgcctaccttcacacCCGAGGTCAGTATGTCTGCCCAGCTGCaaagggcggggttgagaccaaTTGTCCAAGCTTGGTGATGTGGTATGATTCTGCTATTTTCTTTACATTTGAtccggaacccccaacagaagctagccagctaactagctactagctagtagtcagcttgCCACTGCTAGTGGTCATCAGCTACCTTTAGCCAAGGACATCTCTCGCCAGTCTGCACAGCCCGACTCAAACCAGAGCTAATCGGGCTTCTTTTTCTCCATATCTCTGGATTCCTAcctcaagctctgaaccttttcacctaggtcatcgcagctagctagctgctatccgattggcttctcctggctaacgtctaTGTCCCGAAGCAaccaccaattagcctggagctagcctatgctaggcccatctcccagctagctgaagaggtcaaTCAGCCACTCCTTaagctacaatacctattttgccaattggcctggacccctttaaTTGCCGATATGGAGccctgccgatccatcacgactggacaaCTGACGTAATCCGCCCGAGGGGGTTTCAACTGGCTCCCccgtcgcgacgtcccctgaatgcccatctgctagcctgcaaTCCGCGGCTCGCTAGCTGTCCAGAGCACACCGGACTGTCAGCTGAAGAAGTCCATCAGACAATTTTTGGGGGGCTACTGTACATATTTTGaaaattggcctggacccttttactgcaCAGAGTCCTGctgatccatgtctcaattgtctcaagccttAAAAATCCTTGTTTAACCAATCACCTACCCTTCatgtacactgattgaagtggattttacaagggacatcaataagggatcaaagcttccacctggattcacctggtcagtctatgtaatgttttgtatactcagtgtatatatactgtatatatatttattttttattcatatttttttttaccctgacattgctcattctgatatttcttaattgcTTTATTAACATTTTTGGGATTTGTGTTAATTGTTTTGTaatgttaggtattactgcactttaACTAAAGCTTGTAACATGcacattttgctgcacctgcaataacatgtGCAAAATATCTGTAGTCAGCAGTCTGATGGATTGTAGAAAGAAACGGTCTCTAAGCCAGTTGGAATCAGATTGCATGCACCAATATAGGTCTGCCCGACGATAAGGGAGAGAAGAATTTGTGGTTGATTTGTGTGGGGTCCTTAATAATGCTGCGTGCCTTCCTCAGgcagatgtcctggatgggtgagGGCACGGTCTCAGTGATGTACTCCACAAC
The genomic region above belongs to Oncorhynchus clarkii lewisi isolate Uvic-CL-2024 unplaced genomic scaffold, UVic_Ocla_1.0 unplaced_contig_5317_pilon_pilon, whole genome shotgun sequence and contains:
- the LOC139401377 gene encoding L-rhamnose-binding lectin CSL3-like, translated to MCILRLTVATLLATACCTLTDGAISITCEGSDALLQCDGGKIHIKRANYGRRQHNVCSIGRPDNQLTDTNCLSQSSTSKMAERCGGKSECIVPASNFVFGDPCVGTYKYLDTKYSCVQQQETISSIICEGSDSQLLCDRGEIRIQRANYGRRQHDVCSIGRPHKQLKNTNCLSQSTTSTMAERCDGERQCIVKVSNSVFGDPCVGTYKYLDVAYTCD